The following are from one region of the Etheostoma spectabile isolate EspeVRDwgs_2016 chromosome 15, UIUC_Espe_1.0, whole genome shotgun sequence genome:
- the aclya gene encoding ATP-citrate synthase, whose translation MSAKAISEQTGKEFLYKHICTSAAVQNRFRYANVTAETDFDRLAQDHPWLLTERLVVKPDQLIKRRGKLGLVGVNLDLKGVREWLKSRFMKETTVGKAKGVLKNFLIEPFVPHKQEEEFYVCIYATREGDYVLFHHEGGVDVGDVDAKAKKLLIGVDEKISEDSVKKELLTHVPKDKKGALASFVVGLFNLYEDLFFTYLEINPLVVTKDGVYVLDMAAKIDATADYICKAKWGDVEFPPPFGREAYPEEAYIADLDAKSGASLKLTLLNPRGRIWTMVAGGGASVVYSDTICDLGGVNELANYGEYSGAPSEQQTYDYAKTILSLMTREKHPDGKVLIIGGSIANFTNVAATFKGIVRAIRDYQVPLKEHEVTIFVRRGGPNYQEGLRVMGEVGKTTGIPIHVFGTETHMTAIVGMALGHRPIPNQPPVAAHTANFLLNSSGSTSTPVSSRTASFSENRARLEGSPAKKVKTGAPIVKATNLFSKHTKSIVWGMQTRAVQGMLDFDYVCSRDEPSVAAMVYPFTGDHKQKYYWGHKEILIPVYKNMSDAMKKHPDVDVLINFASLRSAFDSTMETMQYPQIHTIAIIAEGIPEAHTRKIIKVADEKGVTIIGPATVGGIKPGCFKIGNTGGMLDNILASKLYRPGSVAYVSRSGGMSNELNNIISRTTDGVFEGVAIGGDRYPGSVFTDHVLRYQDTPGVKMIVVLGEIGGTEEYKICEAIKQGRITKPVVCWCIGTCATMFSSEVQFGHAGACASQASETAVAKNMALKEAGAFVPKSFDELGEIINSVYDDLVARGVIQPAEEMPPPTVPMDYSWARELGLIRKPASFMTSICDERGQELIYAGMPITEVFKSEIGLGGTLGLLWFQRRLPRYACQFIEMCLMVTADHGPAVSGAHNTIVCARAGKDLISSLTSGLLTIGDRFGGALDAAAKQFSKAFDSSMLPMEFVNKMKKDGKLIMGIGHRVKSINNPDMRVQILKDFVKQHFPSTQLLDYALDVEKITTSKKPNLILNVDGFIGVAFVDLLRTCGGFTRDEADEFVEIGALNGIFVLGRSMGFIGHYLDQKRLKQGLYRHPWDDISYVLPEHMSM comes from the exons GTGGGAAAAGCCAAGGGAGTTCTCAAGAACTTCCTCATCGAGCCATTTGTCCCCCATAAACAG GAAGAGGAGTTCTACGTGTGCATTTACGCCACCCGCGAGGGCGACTATGTGCTGTTTCACCACGAGGGAGGGGTGGATGTGGGAGATGTGGATGCCAAGGCCAAAAAGCTGCTAATTGGGGTGGATGAAAAGATCAGTGAAGACTCTGTGAAGAAAGAGCTGTTGACTCACGTCCCCAAAGACAAGAAAGG gGCCCTGGCCAGTTTCGTTGTTGGGCTCTTCAACCTGTATGAGGATCTGTTCTTCACATACCTGGAGATCAACCCACTAg TGGTCACAAAAGATGGAGTTTACGTGCTGGACATGGCAGCCAAGATTGATGCCACAGCTGACTATATCTGCAAGGCCAAGTGGGGTGACGTGGAGTTCCCTCCACCCTTCGGCAGGGAGGCCTATCCAGAG GAGGCCTACATTGCCGACCTTGATGCCAAGAGTGGTGCCAGCCTCAAACTGACCCTGCTCAACCCTCGTGGCAGGATCTGGACCATGGTGGCAGGAGGAGGGGCCTCAGTGGTGTACAG TGACACAATCTGTGACCTGGGTGGCGTTAACGAGCTTGCCAATTATGGAGAGTATTCAGGAGCACCAAGCGAACAGCAGACCTATGACTACGCCAAGACTATTCTGTCTCTGATGACCAGAGAAAAGCACCCTGACG GAAAGGTTTTGATCATCGGGGGAAGCATTGCGAACTTCACAAATGTTGCTGCAACATTTAAG GGGATTGTTCGGGCCATCAGGGACTATCAGGTGCCACTGAAGGAGCATGAGGTCACCATATTTGTCCGTCGTGGAGGCCCCAACTACCAGGAAGGTCTCAGAGTGATGGGAGAAGTCG GCAAGACAACTGGGATCCCCATCCATGTCTTTGGCACAGAAACTCACATGACTGCCATTGTTGGCATGGCACTGGGCCACCGGCCAATCCCCAACCAGCCTCCTGTTGCAGCCCACACTGCCAACTTCCTTCTCAACTCCAGCGGCAGCACATCG ACCCCAGTATCCAGCAGAACTGCTTCTTTCTCTGAAAACAGAGCCAGACTTGAGGGCTCACCAGCCAAGAAGGTCAAAACTGGAGCTCCCAttg TTAAGGCAACTAACCTCTTCAGCAAACACACCAAGTCTATAGTGTGGGGCATGCAGACCCGGGCAGTACAGGGTATGCTGGACTTTGACTATGTCTGCTCCAGAGATGAGCCATCTGTTGCTGCCATGGTCTACCCATTCAC TGGAGACCACAAACAGAAGTACTATTGGGGCCATAAAGAGATCCTCATCCCTGTCTATAAGAACATGAGTGACGCCATGAAGAAGCACCCAGATGTGGACGTACTCATCAACTTTGCCTCTTTGCGTTCAGCCTTTGATAGCACCATGGAGACCATGCAGTACCCACAG ATTCACACCATTGCCATCATTGCTGAGGGAATCCCTGAAGCCCATACCAGGAAGATCATCAAGGTTGCTGATGAGAAGGGTGTTACAATCATTGGACCAGCAACC gTTGGAGGAATTAAGCCAGGCTGTTTCAAGATCGGGAACACAGGAGGCATGCTGGATAACATCCTCGCCTCCAAGCTCTATCGCCCAGGCAGTGTGGCCTACGTGTCTCGCTCAGGTGGCATGTCCAATGAACTCAACAACATAATCTCGCGCACCACTGACGGTGTTTTTGAAGGTGTGGCCATTGGAGGGGACAG ATACCCAGGCTCTGTGTTTACTGACCATGTGCTGCGCTACCAAGACACTCCTGGAGTAAAAATGATTGTTGTACTGGGAGAG ATCGGCGGCACAGAGGAGTACAAGATCTGCGAGGCTATCAAACAGGGCAGGATCACAAAGCCAGTGGTGTGCTGGTGTATTGGCACCTGTGCTACCATGTTCTCCTCAGAG GTTCAGTTTGGCCATGCAGGAGCTTGTGCCAGCCAGGCCTCTGAGACAGCAGTAGCTAAGAACATGGCTCTGAAAGAGGCTGGTGCCTTCGTCCCCAAGAGCTTTGATGAGCTGGGAGAGATCATCAA TTCTGTTTATGATGACCTTGTTGCCAGAGGAGTTATCCAGCCAGCTGAAGAGATGCCTCCTCCCACTGTCCCGATGGATTACTCTTGGGCACGA GAGCTGGGTCTGATCCGTAAGCCTGCTTCCTTCATGACCAGCATCTGTGACGAGAGGGGTCAGGAGCTCATCTACGCAGGCATGCCCATCACTGAGGTCTTCAAGTCGGAAATAGGCCTGGGAGGAACTCTAGGGCTTCTCTGGTTCCAGAGGAG GTTGCCGAGGTATGCCTGCCAGTTCATTGAGATGTGCCTGATGGTGACCGCTGATCATGGCCCTGCTGTTTCCGGTGCCCACAACACAATTGTCTGTGCTCGAGCTGGCAAAGATCTCATCTCCAGCCTCACCTCTGGCCTTCTCACCATT ggCGACCGCTTTGGAGGTGCTCTGGATGCTGCAGCAAAGCAGTTCAGCAAGGCTTTTGACAGCAGCATGCTGCCCATGGAGTTTGTCAACAAGATGAAGAAGGATGGCAAGCTGATCATGGGCATTGGACACAGAGTCAAGTCG ATTAACAATCCAGACATGAGAGTCCAGATCTTGAAGGACTTTGTGAAGCAGCACTTCCCCTCCACCCAGCTGCTGGACTACGCTCTAGATGTAGAGAAGATCACCACATCCAAA AAACCCAATTTAATCCTGAATGTGGACGGCTTCATTGGTGTGGCCTTTGTGGATTTGCTCAGGACTTGTGGTGGCTTTACACG GGATGAAGCTGATGAGTTTGTGGAAATTGGAGCTTTGAATGGCATCTTTGTCCTGGGACGTAGCATGGGATTTATTG GACACTACCTGGACCAGAAGAGGCTGAAGCAGGGTCTGTATCGCCACCCCTGGGATGACATCTCCTATGTGCTCCCAGAACATATGTCCATGTGA